A window from Balearica regulorum gibbericeps isolate bBalReg1 chromosome 1, bBalReg1.pri, whole genome shotgun sequence encodes these proteins:
- the STMP1 gene encoding short transmembrane mitochondrial protein 1, protein MLQFLLGFTLGNVVGMYLAQNYDIPNIAKKLEDFKKDVEAKKKPPSDKS, encoded by the exons CTTGGTTTTACTCTTGGCAATGTGGTTGGGATGTATCTGGCTCAGAACTATGAT ATTCCTAACATTGCGAAGAAGCTTGAAGATTTTAAGAAGGATGTGGAAGCTAAGAAGAAACCTCCCAGCGACAAGTCCTAA